The region GGTCCCTTGCTGCATGAGACAGTGTTGGGAGCGTACTACATCCTGATAGGAATCGGTAAGAGGGCTAAAGGACTAACTTCAGTACCTGTGGGTCAGATCTATTCAGTATGTATTAATATGACCCATTTATTTCAGTACACattgttcttttcttctcatatcCCAGCTAAGAAagttgctcaaggacccaacactAGTAACTTGGCAGTacaactgttgggcccttaaacaaggcccttGACTGTAATGCTAATGAGCCTGGTGTTTTGTGCAGGTAAAGTGGAGGCGGTGTCTCTGAGTGATGTTTACAGAAATGTGACAGGCCACACGGCCGTTCCCCCGAGTCTCAGTGTGAAGGACCCTGTGTGGGAGAAACAGAGGAAGAACAACTCATTTACACTCATCCCCATTTACaggtgtgtaacacacacacacacacacacacatatatatatatatatactggaaACACTCACTTACCTGAGTGATAGTGTACCTGTGAGGCTTTATAGTGTAACAATACAGCAATTAAATAACctctaacctctctctctctccctctctctctctccctctctctctgtctctctctctctctctctctctctccagtggTGTTGATCAGGTTTTGTATTTTCTCCCCTTGGTAACTGGAGTGTGTAATAACCACAATAACCTGGACCTTGACTCGAGTCGTAACTCCAGCCGCAGTGActgggtggtggtgtgtgtgaacAGTCAGATCTCCGTCAtccgagagagagacatacacaccaccTGGACCATTAACTCCTCCTCCATACACAGGTGTGTTCATCTATCAGTGTGTGTGGTTCACACTAGGACTTCCTCTATGTGTCTATACAATGTACATTTGTGTGACTCACATCCTTGACATTAGTGTAGATTAAAAGTTAGCTTGTAGCTAATATTTATCTACTGTTTAGTTCCTGCTTTACTTATCTAGCTAATTATCGCTCATGATGAGAACAAGACTGGAACTAGCACTGAAACTGTAGTCAGATAAAGCTAAACACAGACAGCTAGAGAGCTAAAAATGCTACTTATGCTatcgggatgtggtagctcagtggtaaaggtgttgggctactgatcggaaggtcatgggtttgaaccccaggtccaccaagctgccactgctgggcccctgagtggTCCCAGCCCAACCccaaccctcagttgctcagttgtaagtcactctggataagggtgtctgctaaatgctgtaaatgtacttaATGGTACACAAGCACATCACATAGCTAAATTAAGATGCAGTACTAATCTGTGGCCATTTCCTAaacttattttgtgtgtgtgtgtgtttgtgtgtgtgtgtgtgtgtgtgtttgtgtgtgtgtagtcatcCTGCTGTTGGCTATTTTAATGATGATGGAGTTCCTGATCTGCTAATCCAGCAATCTGCTAATGGCATTcgaaaggtaacacacacacacacacacacacacaataataataataataataattattacagtagtattagtattaagcCTAATTACTCTCTCTCAGGTCCAGATTATTGATGGAGCTCAGGGACAGATTCTGTGGGAGGAGGAGTTTGTTTGTCCCCGCCTTGTTCTGGAAGGTTCTACCATTCTGACCACATCCGGCCAGTCAGTGTTCCTGTTCTGGGCGGGTGATCCACTTCCTCTATCGAAGAATGTTACCAAGGTAACAGTGTCAGAGAGGCGTGacacactgtgagtgtgtgaattagTGATGCGCTAAGGCGTTATGATCCATAATGCAGCTGTATGACTTGTCTTTAACCTGCcttaagttctccacaccacaaCACTGCTGAAAATGTGCAGTACAATATTCTGAATTGTGTTTAAACAGATAGCTGAGATCCAGTCATTGTTCAGGCTaaagaaattttatttgtgttcatgttcatgtgcGTTCGACTGTTGGGGACGTGACAGTGAGATTCAGCTAAAGTCTGAAAGGGAGTAAAGTCTGTGTTTATACTGTTAATAAAATGTAGCTTCATCTGGCCAAAGAACAactttttgtttcattaattaataaataaatgtttattttaaagcagGATCCTTACAGCGTATTATGTTACGAGCAGATCGCTCGAAATGCACCAAATGTGCTGGTAAAACAGAAACATCCGTTGACCAGATCATCATGATGAAAGctaagaattaaaataataataataataataataataataatgacgatgggggacacggtggcttagtagttagcacgttcgcctcacacctccagggttgggggttcgattcccacctcccccttgtgtgtgtggagtttgcatgttctccccgtgcctcaggggtttcctccgggtactccggtttcctcccccggtccaaagacatgcatggtaggttgattggcatctctggaaaattgtccgtagtgtgtgattgtgtgagtgaatgagagtgtgtgtgtgtgtgtgtgtgtgtgtgccctgcgatgggttggcactccgtccacggtgtatcctgccttgatgcccgatgacgcctgagataggcacaggctccccgtgacccgaggtagttcgggtaagaggtagaagatgaatgaatgataatgaCGATGATAATAATGTGACGGTGCGGATATCGTAATCAGAGAAAATCGTGATGGGGACGGCGGGTGGAGGGCGGACAATTTATTTGAAGCAGCAGATTCGGGTGACGTTTGAGCTGATCCGCACATCTCTAGTGTGAATGGTTTGGAGTCTgatctccgtgtgtgtgtgtgtgtgtgtgtgtgattgacaggtAAGCCCACCTGAGCCATTCCTTCGCAGACTTTTCCTCCTCCACCCAGCATATCCCACAATCCTTCAGGAACTCACCAGCACCACTGACACAGCACTCACAtctgcaggtaacacacacacacacacacacacagtgaactctatgtgtgtgaatatgtgtgcaGTAAACACTACGCCTGCTCTCCCCTCCCCCACAGTGAGTTATGATGATGAGCAGAAGGATGTGTCCTATGTGGTGGTCGTGTCGCGGCCCGTCTCGGGTCTCGGTCCTGGTGTTCAGCTGGtgaagagtgtgagtgtgagcgcaTCTCTGACCAGTGCTACAACCGTACGCCTGagtgatgacacacacactcgcacacacaccaccttcCAGATCAACAAGTTCTTCAGAAGCCTGGCCTTCAGACGCCAGGTGAGGCCACTcccaagccccgccccttcccCTGAGCCCTGCCCCTTTCACTGAGTCTGTGATCTTGGCCAATACTTTACACATttctcatgatgatgatgatgctgtaaCAGTAGAGTTTATGGAGTTGTGGGGGTGGTCCTGGTCTTCACTAAGGTGTGTTGAACacactcttcttttttttctgttccagtGAGAAGCTGTCGGACACAGATCAGGACACGGTTCAGGACACGGATCAGGACACGGATCAGGACACGGATCAGGACGTTCACATCGAtacatatttattcacattaatttatttagatgatgataatgatgaagatgaagattccAAATCAATAATATGATCATGAATCAAACATGAAACTCACTTTACTCAACAGGAGCTACGTTGCTAAGGGTAATGCTAACACTAGTGTGGGACATTGGGACAGTGTCTGTAGTTACAGATGTAGTATAAATAAAGATAGATATTGAATAAATCTAGCAGCACTAGCACTGAGAACGGCTATGTGCTGATCCACACCACGGTCAGTGTGCTGAGCCCATGCTTTAGTAGCATTAGTGATATCAGTGTATGCTATAGGAGAGAACAGTAAAGCATGCTAatgtaatgctaatgctaatgtaaCACTAAGCTCCTATTCAGAGTTTTGCTTGTTTCTTCTTGGACCACtgatttttgtattaaaatgtttttgttttgttcttttcattttaatgtgaaacgactgtactgtaaataacagTTGTTTAGGTTGTCATGGTGACAGAACCCCACCCATTGATCATGACATCATAGTACACAGGGTGagtgtggattgtgtgtgtgtgtgtgtgtgtgtgtgtgtgagtgagtgagtgagtgagtgagtgtatgtgtgtgtttgtgtgtgtgtgtgtgtgtgtgtgtgtgtgtttgtgtgtgtgtgtgtgtgagagagagagtgagtgtgtgtgtgtgtgtgtgtgtgtgtgagagagagaggtctgaACATGATGAAAATGTAACATTCAGACTAGTTTGTGCAAATTAGCACAACAAACAACTTGCTGTTTGTTTAACAGAGCATTATAATGAGAAGctttctctaacacacacactcacacacacacaagagtaaCTGCTGTACAATAAAGACTAAACATGgatcaactctctctctctctttgtgtgtgtgtgtgtgtgtgtgtgtgtgtgtgtgagagagagagagtgactgtatgtgtgtttgtgtgtgtgcgtgagagagagtgagtgtgtgtgtgtgtgtgtgtgtgagagagagtgagtgtgtgtgtgtttgtgtgtgtgtgagagagagtgagtgtgtgtgtgtgtgtgtgtgtgtgtgagagagagaggtctgaACATGATGAAAATGTAACATTCAGACTAGTTTGTGCAAATTAGCACAACAAACAACTTGCTGTTTGTTTAACAGAGCATTATAATGAGAAGctttctctaacacacacactcacacacacacaagagtaaCTGCTGTACAATAAAGACTAAACATGgatcaactctctctctctctttgtgtgtgtgtgtgtgtgtgtgtgtgtgtgtgtgtgtaattatgatCTTTATGTTCTTGGGCTCTGAGGCTGTGTGCAAATGTGCAGAAGTATTTGTGTTGCCAGACTGGACAGTGTTACAGACTGAACTTATTAAATCCACTCCACTGACAGAGTAAAACTGAGCACacgctactgtgtgtgtgtgtgtgtgtgtgtgtgtgtactagagATATCACTACACTGTTATAGAGACATCACTACTAgtcaagcctgacacttatcagccaatcagaacaagaggctacacaacagccaatcagaaaacagcactattgtatctgggtaagatttaacgcaacaaccaatgaaaaaaaaagcagatcctggaattgttcatcatcatcatcctcgttcacccacagagaaaagctctggagctgtgagcatcactttgagcacagagtaagtcatgatctcctgtttaatgttacaactaattcacaacgtgtttgacacaaacaatgacattgtgactgctgttagagacgtttcccagataatcagcatcagggggccccggttcactgacaacacctgctcagaacaagtagtctagggccagtggttctcaaactgggggccctgagatggtgccagggggccccggtttactgacaacacctgctcagaacaagcttccacattctaatgctgatgcccagagggtatttttgatggtcggtttgaacaaaacctcaacacgaaacagtttgtctctggacgggactttgtcctcaatcatgtccctaaaaatgtctgggcttgtgctgaactgttttatatgggagcaacattacaaatgataaaggggtctaaaaaggtaataaacacttacaataaacaccaccagtcataatctctctctctctctctcccacacacacacaaattaataaatttattttattttattatttattttttgggtggGTGGGGTCAgtggttggagatgtcactcttgtctgtctttataacttgagagccctgtgttTATATTCCACATGTCCCATGTGTAATAACTATGTGATTAGAGCAGCTGAACAGTGAGTAAATCCTCCCGATCTGGCAACCTGCGTCTCTACCCTGAGGTAAAATGGCGTCTCCGCTGTTTTATCGGTTTGCGAGGCTGTGTCGGAATATCGGTGTGTTTCCGCGGactgcagtgtgtgagagctcGGGAACAGTGCGGACACAGTACCGGACAGCTGTGTGCACCTCCAGCGGCGCCATTCTGCCCAAACCCAAGAAGGTAAGAGCGGAAAATGTCCGCCATTGTAAGCCACTGAATCGGTCCTGTTTTGACATATTTAATCCCACCCGTATTCTGACTACACGCCTTTCTCCTGCGCGCTGGTTGGCTGGAAGCTCGTCTTCACGCGCAGTGCAGGTGTCTTCTCGGCCAATCAGATCGAATATGTCTCTAATTATTGATATAGTGTGTAAGAGGTAGATAGGTGGGAAAAAAACTCATACAAATGaagactagtgtgtgtgtgtatgagagactgagtgtgtttgtatgtgtgtgtatatgtatatgaaagactgagtgtgtgtgtatgagagactgagggagagtgtgtgtgtgtgtatatgagagactgaatgtgtgtatttgtttgtgtgtttgtgtatctgagagtgtctgtgagtgtgtgtgtatatgagactgaatgtgtgtatatgagactgagggagtgtgtatgtgtgtgtttgtgtgtgtttgtgtatctgagagtgtgtgtgtatgagacagtttgtgtgtgtgtctgtgagagtgtgtgtgtgtatatgagagactgaatgtgtgtgtgtgtttgtgtgtgtttgtgtatctgagagtgtgtgtgtctgtgagagtgtgtgtgtatgagagactgaatgtgtgtatgtgtgtatgagacagtttgtgtgtgtgt is a window of Tachysurus vachellii isolate PV-2020 chromosome 3, HZAU_Pvac_v1, whole genome shotgun sequence DNA encoding:
- the fam234b gene encoding protein FAM234B — encoded protein: MATALSRALKLPGKKGSELGEYDPLTQVDSEDDSEEDDLVLNYPRNGLTSHSRTATLRLGQEGAELQEEDEDEGDTWRHGGGKDRRCKAGGVADDGVGLVSEGAGQKAKVQAAVRTAAFVVPLIGAAMFVLLFAFLLPCQRRGSQRQNEWETEVGHAGGVMSPPMALWDVDGDGVEDLLISVMRINNSSQQISYPANIKEYSVVALHGVNGSVMWTRSLKEPLFSVQCSAPNTCLLITSTLLSSVNASTGKKLWEVPAGDEVVSQAVAVPDLQGDSVPDLLIATVDQESVISLVLHSGLTGSLIGQPVNFNFTTQGKLIGPLLHETVLGAYYILIGIGKVEAVSLSDVYRNVTGHTAVPPSLSVKDPVWEKQRKNNSFTLIPIYSGVDQVLYFLPLVTGVCNNHNNLDLDSSRNSSRSDWVVVCVNSQISVIRERDIHTTWTINSSSIHSHPAVGYFNDDGVPDLLIQQSANGIRKVQIIDGAQGQILWEEEFVCPRLVLEGSTILTTSGQSVFLFWAGDPLPLSKNVTKVSPPEPFLRRLFLLHPAYPTILQELTSTTDTALTSAVSYDDEQKDVSYVVVVSRPVSGLGPGVQLVKSVSVSASLTSATTVRLSDDTHTRTHTTFQINKFFRSLAFRRQ
- the LOC132842504 gene encoding essential MCU regulator, mitochondrial-like, which gives rise to MASPLFYRFARLCRNIGVFPRTAVCESSGTVRTQYRTAVCTSSGAILPKPKKTVFGMLRITVVVVPFLYIGTQISKNFAALLEEHDIFVPEDDDDDD